From Oncorhynchus mykiss isolate Arlee chromosome 25, USDA_OmykA_1.1, whole genome shotgun sequence, a single genomic window includes:
- the id3 gene encoding DNA-binding protein inhibitor ID-3 codes for MKAISPMRSVRSCYEAVCCISDQSLSITRNKPSMEEPVGALCDMNDCYSKLKELVPSIPQNKSVSQVEILQHVIDYIFDLQIALEDESSAATTPDLVLSLKTADLARNFSQEDGRLCH; via the exons ATGAAAGCCATCAGTCCAATGAGGTCTGTCAGAAGCTGCTACGAAGCTGTTTGCTGCATTTCGGATCAGAGTCTCTCCATCACCCGGAATAAGCCATCTATGGAGGAACCCGTGGGCGCGCTGTGCGATATGAATGACTGCTACTCGAAACTCAAGGAGCTGGTACCGAGTATCCCACAGAACAAGTCAGTCAGCCAAGTGGAAATTCTGCAGCACGTTATCGACTACATCTTCGACCTGCAAATCGCGCTAGAAGACGAGTCTTCCGCGGCAACCACGCCTGATTTGGTGCTGTCACTAAAG ACTGCAGACCTTGCACGCAATTTCTCACAAGAAGATGGACGATTGTGCCATTAA